The DNA sequence CCGCGCGCTGGTCACCTTGCATTTCGACGAGGAAAAGGTGGCGGAGCTGGGTGATCCGTTGCTGGGCGAACGATTGAGCGTCGGAGACCATCTTCTTTACGACCCCCGCTCCGGCTATGTCATCGAAAAGCTTCCCAAGTCTGAGGCGGAAGAGTTGGTGTTGGAAGAAGTGCCCGATGTCGATTATGAGCACATCGGGGGGTTGCAGCGCGAGTTGGAGCAGGTCCGCGACGCAGTTGAGCTGCCGTTCCTTCATCCGACCCTCTTTTCAGAGTATAAGCTGAGCGCTCCTAAGGGGGTCCTGCTCTATGGCCCGCCTGGCTGCGGGAAGACTTTGATCGCCAAGGCCGTCGCGAATTCGATCGCGAAGAAGCTTGGGCATCTCACCGGCAAGGAAGTGCGGAGCTACTTCTTGCACGTGAAGGGGCCGGAGTTGCTCAATAAGTATGTCGGGGAGTCCGAGCGCCAAGTCCGTGAAGTGTTCAAGAAGGCGAAGGAGCGGGCGGCAGACGGCAATCCCGTCATCGTGTTTTTCGACGAAATGGATGCGCTTTTCAGAACGCGAGGCACCGGGATTTCCTCCGATATCGAGTCGACGATCGTCCCGCAGTTTCTCTCTGAGATCGACGGAGTGGAGCGGCTCCGCAATGTGATCGTGATCGGGGCCAGTAATCGCCAGGATCTCATCGATCCGGCGGTCCTCCGCGCCGGCCGGTTGGATGTGAAGGTGAAGGTGGGGCGTCCCGATGCGGTGGCGGCCAAGGATATTTTCTCGAAGTATCTGAGCGTCGACCTGCCCTTTGCCGAAGAAGACTTGAAGCGCCATGGTGGAGATGCCAAGGCCTTGGTCGCGCAGATGGCTGATCTCACGGTCGAGGCGATGTATGCCTCTTCGGAAGAGAATAAGTTTATCGAAGTCACCTACGCAAACGGGGAAAAGGAAGTGCTCTACTTCAAGGATTTCGCGAGCGGGGCCTTGATTGAAGGTATCGTGTCGCGCGCGAAAAAGTTTGCCGTCAAGCGGGTGATCGCGAAGGAAGGCCGAGGCCTCCGGTCTGAGGACTTGATCCGCGCCATTCGGGAGGAGTTTAAGGAACACGAAGACCTGCCGAATACGACCAATCCAGATGACTGGGCGAAGGTCTCCGGGAAGAAGGGCGAAAAGATCGTGCATCTCAGGACGATCAGCGGAGGGCCTGGCGAGTCGCGTCAGATCGAAACCGTCACGACCGGGCATTATCTCTAAAATGTCACATCTATGCAGGAATCTACCTCGTTGACGACTCCCCGCGTGCTGGGCACAGAAACAGAGTTCGGCATTGCCTCACGCGATCCTGCCGCCGCAGACCCAGTCGCCAATTCCATCGCGGTCATCGGACATTATCCTGGGCTGCCGGCTCCTCTGGCAGTCTGGGACTATGAAAATGAGAATCCGCTGCTCGATGCGCGGGGATTCGAAGTCGCGGGGGAGCGGGAGCGGCCCAATCCAGACTACAATCGCCAGTTGAACAAAGTGCTGGCCAACGGAGGCCGCCTCTACGTCGACGGGGCTCATCCGGAATATTCCACGCCAGAATGTACCAACCCTCGTGAAATCGTGGCCTTCGAACGGGCCGGCGCCCATATTCTGGCCCAATGTCTTGAGCAGATGGCGCGCACGACCGGGCGGGATTCGTTCGTCTTGTACAAGAACAATTCTGATGGCAAGGGGAACAGCTACGGCTACCACGAAAGCTATCTCATGTCCCGGACGGTTCCCTTCGACCGCATCGTAAAAGCCGTGGCGCCGTTTTTGGTGACGAGGCTTATTTTCGCCGGGGCAGGGAAGGTCGGGGCGGAGAATCAGGCTAACCAAACCGATTATCAGATCTCGCAGCGGGCGGATTTTTTCGAGTGTCTGGTCGATCTCAATACGATGGTCCGTCGTCCCATCGTCAATTCACGCGATGAGCCCCATGCGGAGCATGCCAAGTACCGGCGGCTGCATGTGATTGCCGGGGATGCCAACATGGCGGAATTGTCGACTTACCTCAAGGTCGGGACCTTGGCCATCCTGCTGGAACTGCTGGATGCAGGAGTCGAGATGCCGCAGATTGAGTTGGAGGACCCGGTTCGTGGCATCAAGCAGGTCTCGCGCGATCTGGGCATGAAGGAGCCTCTTAAGCTGTCGGGGGGCCGCTCAATGACGGCGGTGGCAATTCAGCGGACCTATTTGAAGGCAGCCATGGGATACTATGCCTGTCACGATCTTTCCCAAGTTACGAAAGATATTCTCGTCCGCTGGGAAGAGGTGCTGGATAAGTTGGAACAAGACTCTCGGCTCTTGGTGCGCGAGTTGGATTGGGTGGCCAAGCGCCAGATGATGGAATCCTATATGGAGCGGAAGGGCTGCGGCTGGGACGATCCTCGCATCCGGCTGATGGATCTCCAGTATCACGATGTCCGCCCGGACAAGGGCCTCTATTTTACGCTCGAACGGAGCCACCTGATCGAGCGCATCGTGCAGGAGGTCGAGGTTGCGCGGGCGGAGTTCACTCCCCCTCCCGGGACGCGCGCCTATTTCCGCGGACGCTGTGTCAGCCAGTTTGCAAAGTCGCTCTATGGGGTCAGCTGGACCTCGGTGCTTTTCGACGTCGGCAACAAACAGGTCAAACGGGTGCCCTTGATGGATCCGCTCCGAGGCACGGCTTCGCTGACGAGCGACCTGCTAGACCAGGTTGAGACCGTCGATGCATTGCTGGAGAAGCTCAAGGCCTGACGAACAAGGATTTTGGCAACGAACATTATGAAATTACCATTTCTTCCCAACCACGATGATTCGAGCTTCTTCGACTTTTTGACGCAGCACCATCCGGCGCTGACTCCGACAGGACGGAGCGGCTTCTTACAGGCGCAGGCGTCTGGCGAGCCGATGCGCGGAGCCGGTGCGATGAGCGTGCCCCATGCCACCACGGTGCTGGCGATCAAGTATCAACAGGGGGTGGTAATCGCCGGAGATCGCCGGGCGACGGAAGGATTTCAAATTGCCGAGCGCCGGATCGAGAAGGTCTTCAAGATCGACGACTATTCCGCAATGGCGATCGCCGGCGCAGCCGGTCCCTGCATCGAGATGGCCAAGCTGTTCCAAGTCGAGCTGGAGCATTACGAGAAGCTGGAAGGCGTGCAACTATCCTGCGAGGGGAAGGCCAACAAGCTCGGACAGATGGTGAAGGCCAATTTGCCGATGGTCTTTCAAGGGTTGGTCGTTATGCCGCTGTATGTCGGTTACGATGTGAAACGGACCGAAGGCCGCATCTTCAAGTACGATCTCTCCGGTGGCCGGTACGAAGAGTCGGACTACCATGCCATCGGGTCCGGCGGGAAAGATGCACGCAATACGATGCGGGAGCATTTCCTCAAGGGCCTGGCCGAGCCGGAGGCCCTGAAGTTGGCTCTGCTGGCTCTGTATAATGCGGCAGATGACGATGTCGGCACCGGGGGGCCGGATCTCGTGCGGGGCATTTATCCCACTGCGAAGATTGTGGACGGGCGCGGTATTACCGACGTGTCCGAGCAGCAGATTCGCAGCATCTATGACGGGTTGCTCGCGACCCGCCGTTCCAAGGAGAGTTAATCATGCCGTTGCCCTATTACGTCTCGCCTGAGCAGATGATGCAGGACAAGGCGGAGTACGCCAAGAAGGGCATCGCCAAAGGCCGTTCCATTATTGCCATCGAATATGTGAACGGGATTCTCCTGGTAGCGGAGAACCCCAGCGCTTCGCTCTATAAAATTTCTGAGATCTACGACAGCATCGCCTTTGCCGGAGCAGGCAAGTACAGCGAGTTCGAAAATCTCCGGAAGGCCGGTATCAGACATGCGGATCTCAAGGGATTCATGTACAGCCGGGAAGACGTGACGGCCCGCTCGTTGGCGAATGGCTACTCCCAGAGCGTGGGCACCATTTTCAGCCAGGAGCAGAAGCCTCTTGAGGTGGAAATCCTGGTCGTGCAAGTCGGGCACAATGGCCATG is a window from the Nitrospirota bacterium genome containing:
- the prcA gene encoding proteasome subunit alpha, which gives rise to MPLPYYVSPEQMMQDKAEYAKKGIAKGRSIIAIEYVNGILLVAENPSASLYKISEIYDSIAFAGAGKYSEFENLRKAGIRHADLKGFMYSREDVTARSLANGYSQSVGTIFSQEQKPLEVEILVVQVGHNGHANEMYRISFDGSIIDERTFAVIGGKAEAIQALLKEKGLTKPPDLREALSLCIASLEQIGNQKLSLESLEVAVLDRTREGRRFRRLSSADTKPLLAT
- the prcB gene encoding proteasome subunit beta, whose translation is MKLPFLPNHDDSSFFDFLTQHHPALTPTGRSGFLQAQASGEPMRGAGAMSVPHATTVLAIKYQQGVVIAGDRRATEGFQIAERRIEKVFKIDDYSAMAIAGAAGPCIEMAKLFQVELEHYEKLEGVQLSCEGKANKLGQMVKANLPMVFQGLVVMPLYVGYDVKRTEGRIFKYDLSGGRYEESDYHAIGSGGKDARNTMREHFLKGLAEPEALKLALLALYNAADDDVGTGGPDLVRGIYPTAKIVDGRGITDVSEQQIRSIYDGLLATRRSKES
- the arc gene encoding proteasome ATPase produces the protein MAGKQDSPSRFRSLRDSVTQITKRLTEGETDVAPRNDEQAREVEKLRVQIQSMEEEIRRLYQSRYQLDQATKQNDKLVATLQEAKAQIETLRAEVEKLTAPPSTYAIFSSLNADETGNVYVSGRKMKVSLHPSINGKTLRKGQEVVLNEALNVIEVKGFDIQGEVVRLKDVLEGNRALVTLHFDEEKVAELGDPLLGERLSVGDHLLYDPRSGYVIEKLPKSEAEELVLEEVPDVDYEHIGGLQRELEQVRDAVELPFLHPTLFSEYKLSAPKGVLLYGPPGCGKTLIAKAVANSIAKKLGHLTGKEVRSYFLHVKGPELLNKYVGESERQVREVFKKAKERAADGNPVIVFFDEMDALFRTRGTGISSDIESTIVPQFLSEIDGVERLRNVIVIGASNRQDLIDPAVLRAGRLDVKVKVGRPDAVAAKDIFSKYLSVDLPFAEEDLKRHGGDAKALVAQMADLTVEAMYASSEENKFIEVTYANGEKEVLYFKDFASGALIEGIVSRAKKFAVKRVIAKEGRGLRSEDLIRAIREEFKEHEDLPNTTNPDDWAKVSGKKGEKIVHLRTISGGPGESRQIETVTTGHYL
- the dop gene encoding depupylase/deamidase Dop; translation: MQESTSLTTPRVLGTETEFGIASRDPAAADPVANSIAVIGHYPGLPAPLAVWDYENENPLLDARGFEVAGERERPNPDYNRQLNKVLANGGRLYVDGAHPEYSTPECTNPREIVAFERAGAHILAQCLEQMARTTGRDSFVLYKNNSDGKGNSYGYHESYLMSRTVPFDRIVKAVAPFLVTRLIFAGAGKVGAENQANQTDYQISQRADFFECLVDLNTMVRRPIVNSRDEPHAEHAKYRRLHVIAGDANMAELSTYLKVGTLAILLELLDAGVEMPQIELEDPVRGIKQVSRDLGMKEPLKLSGGRSMTAVAIQRTYLKAAMGYYACHDLSQVTKDILVRWEEVLDKLEQDSRLLVRELDWVAKRQMMESYMERKGCGWDDPRIRLMDLQYHDVRPDKGLYFTLERSHLIERIVQEVEVARAEFTPPPGTRAYFRGRCVSQFAKSLYGVSWTSVLFDVGNKQVKRVPLMDPLRGTASLTSDLLDQVETVDALLEKLKA